The genomic DNA CGACCTGGTCCGGCGGGGGGATGCGCGGTGCATGGTTTTGCAGAAAGTGGGTCTTATCCACGGACATGCGCAGGTTAGCCCCGCCCAGGGTAAGCTCGCCCAACCGCATCGGCAGATAGACCCTCTCCAGTGCCACGGTTGCTGTCATCGCCGCAAGATCCGCTGATTGGTCCAATTGGAGAACATGCGGGCCAGGGCATGCACGGGCGGCACGCTGAGTGGCCTTTCCGGGCCGGGATGGGCCTGGGTCGACACCTCGCCGGTACAGGCGGGCTCCAACCCTGGTTCTGCTTGGATGAATCGGCAGAGGCGTTCCAGCCGCTGACGATTGACCCGGTCGATGTAGAGCTCCTGGTACCCGGAATCCTGGATTTTCACGAACTCAAACGGGTGGGTGAGCACCACCACGTCACTCAGCTCCTGATCTCGAGCCTGTGTCAGCAACTGGCGCATCTCCGACCACGAGCTACCGGTGATGGTGAGGGTTTTGTAGTGGGTGCGCCCACGCCAGCGAAAATCGCTGTAGGTGGTCACCGGAAACTCCAGCACGCCGTCGATATCGTGGCAGCCTGCCAGTAGCTGCAGCTCCGGCTCCGCCGGCCGGTAGACTGCCAACCCGATGTTGGAGGCCAGCCGCAGGCCCGTCCGGCGCATGGCCTGGTAGACGTTGATGCCCACCTTCAGCCCTCCGGTCCGTAGTACCGTCGGCGCTGGTAGGCCCCAGCGGCGGAAGGTCTCCCGGCCCCGCTCGATGAGCGCTACCACCTCATCCACGCTGCGCCGGGTGATGTCATCGCTGGGCGGGTCGTGCGCCATCCGCCCCACCCAGTCCTCGTGCTCGAAATAGGTCCAGCAGGGGTGTAGGTGCAGCTGGACATCGTGACCGCGCCCGGCGATCTCGCGGGCGATGGCGCCCATGGGCTCATCACCGAAGTAGCAGGTATTCAGGGTTTCGACGTAGAAGGTCCCGCGTATGCCGTATGACTCCAGGGTATCGAGCAGGTAGCCCAGCCCCTCGGAGCGCTCGCCGATGCAACAGTACACGGATGGCGGCCCGATGGGGCGGCGTGTGGCGGGGTCATAGAACGCCCCGGCGATGTTGAACTCGGTATCGACCGTGATATGTACCCGGGTGGGCATGCAATACTCCTCAAGAAACGGGCACCTCCGACACATGCAGAGTAGCCCATCAGGCCATGGACATCGCGGCAACGGAACAGGGCTTATGCGCGCCACCACCCCAAGTCTCGTCACCGACCAACCACCCCCACAGGTGCGGGTGCGTATCGAGGTGCCCCGCTGGAGCTTCCTCAAGCGGGGCAGTAACGGCGAGATCGATTTCGTCTCACCTTTACCCTGCCCCTTCAATTACGGCAGCGTGCCGGACTACGTGGGGCTCGAGGGCGACCTGCTGGACGCGGTGGTGCTCGGCCCCCGCTTACCCTTAGGCAGCGAACTCACGGTCTACGCCTACGCCGCCATTGTGCTGACCGACCGCGGTATGACCGATGACAAGCTGATCTGTGCCTCTCAGTGCCCAGGACAGGCAGAGCTGCGCCAGGTGCATCGGTTTTTCCGCTTCTACGCCCGCTGCAAGGCGCTGCTGAACCTCTACCGCGGCCGGCCGGGTCGCAATGCCTGCGATGGCTGGGACAGCGCAGCCGCGGCGATTGCGCGTGCCCGGCCCCGGGGCCCCGATTGGCACTTCCCCTCCGTCCCGTTCTGAGCCTGCCAGCGCACTAGGGCCGTCCGGCCAGGTTACGCGCAAGCCGCAGCCCAAACCGGGTCGGGGTGTCGTCCCACGGCGTGAAGCGGGGCAGCTGATAGGGGTCCGCCGAGGGGTCGGCAGCCCCGACCGCCGTCGATACCGCCGCCTCGTAGCCGCATTCGCGCACCATGGCCACGTGCTCCGCCGCATAGTCCTTACCGGGTCGGCCGTTGGGATAGGCGAACAGACGGACCGGGCGACCCAGCAGCTTTTCCAGTGCCTCGCGGCCACCCCCGATTTCCCGCCGCGCCTCATCTGGCGCCTGCCGGGCCAGGATAGGGTGGCTGACCGTGTGTCCACCGATCTCCATGCCGGCGTCCGCCAGTTGCCGGACCTGGTCATCCCGCATCATCAGATCCTCCGGCAGCTGAATGCCCAGCCGCGCTGGCAGCGCCTCCACCTCGCGGTTGCGCGCCGCCGGCTCCCGGTACTTGAACTGCCCGATCAGCGCCTTGCACAGAGCCACACGGTCGCTGTCGGTGGCAACGGCCCGCCGCCCCAGCCCCTCCGGCGTCAGGTCCACCTCCCCTGCCGGCAGTCGGCGCACGGTCTCGATCAGGGTGTCGTTGAACATCCGGCCACCGTTCAGGTAACCGACGGCAATAAAGAAGGTCGCCGGGACCCCCACCGACTGCAGGATGGGCAGCGCCACCTCGGCGT from Alkalispirillum mobile includes the following:
- a CDS encoding polysaccharide deacetylase family protein; amino-acid sequence: MPTRVHITVDTEFNIAGAFYDPATRRPIGPPSVYCCIGERSEGLGYLLDTLESYGIRGTFYVETLNTCYFGDEPMGAIAREIAGRGHDVQLHLHPCWTYFEHEDWVGRMAHDPPSDDITRRSVDEVVALIERGRETFRRWGLPAPTVLRTGGLKVGINVYQAMRRTGLRLASNIGLAVYRPAEPELQLLAGCHDIDGVLEFPVTTYSDFRWRGRTHYKTLTITGSSWSEMRQLLTQARDQELSDVVVLTHPFEFVKIQDSGYQELYIDRVNRQRLERLCRFIQAEPGLEPACTGEVSTQAHPGPERPLSVPPVHALARMFSNWTNQRILRR
- a CDS encoding inorganic diphosphatase translates to MRATTPSLVTDQPPPQVRVRIEVPRWSFLKRGSNGEIDFVSPLPCPFNYGSVPDYVGLEGDLLDAVVLGPRLPLGSELTVYAYAAIVLTDRGMTDDKLICASQCPGQAELRQVHRFFRFYARCKALLNLYRGRPGRNACDGWDSAAAAIARARPRGPDWHFPSVPF
- a CDS encoding polysaccharide deacetylase family protein, which codes for MLLRSLLTLLSPGGRRGRLSILIYHRVLPEPDPLLSGDPDAARFRWQMELLARHFNPLPLPEAVQRLREGTLPPRAACVTFDDGYADNAEVALPILQSVGVPATFFIAVGYLNGGRMFNDTLIETVRRLPAGEVDLTPEGLGRRAVATDSDRVALCKALIGQFKYREPAARNREVEALPARLGIQLPEDLMMRDDQVRQLADAGMEIGGHTVSHPILARQAPDEARREIGGGREALEKLLGRPVRLFAYPNGRPGKDYAAEHVAMVRECGYEAAVSTAVGAADPSADPYQLPRFTPWDDTPTRFGLRLARNLAGRP